The following coding sequences lie in one Syngnathoides biaculeatus isolate LvHL_M chromosome 16, ASM1980259v1, whole genome shotgun sequence genomic window:
- the slc4a1a gene encoding solute carrier family 4 member 1a (Diego blood group), which produces MDDKLDFDEGRDVSYEGRDSAFLPSPLIMRSPADRGDLCNVQLWRNGEDALVEKGVISCNSDAHLNLNTNATTRGDAQAYVELNVLQGNTWQETGRWVGFEENFNGATGVWGPSHTSYLTFKSLIQLRKTMSTGAVIFDLNASSLSSVAENAVDALVNKNEIRASDRDALLRALLMRRSQSDRAVVNPSGDIEMQTFSVSKKRDGSDNMEASIVLSGALDVLEKPVVAFVRLRDSVVMDSALECPVPVRFVFILVGPSQAGMDYSESGRAMGALMADWVFCLEAFLAQTDQDLTNAIADFMDCSIVIPPTEIQDLGMLEPVIKFQKRMLQDRLRPTDNRLSFGDRIKVKKPPEPPREDPLARTGYPFGGMVKDIQRRYRHYISDYTDALNPQVMAAVIFIYFAALSPAITFGGLLADKTEKMMGVSELMLSTSIQGIIFCLIAAQPVLVLGFSGPLLLFEEAFYSFCKSQGIEYIVGRIWVGMWLIVIVVIIVAVEGSFLVRYISRFTQEIFSILISLIFIYETFFKLYKIFQAHPLLLNYKHLNDTLENPFHSIYNKTPNGTGVVHTVPIEDPYPNTALLSMCLMFGCFFIAYFLRLFKNGTFLPGWLRRLIGDFGVPIAIFVMIAVDISVKDTYTQKLVVPKGIEVTNPGVRGWFIRPTGEKKPFPIWMMAACCIPAVLVFILIFLESQITTLIVSKPERKMVKGSGFHFDLLLLVTMGGISSMFGVPWLSAATVRSVTHANALTVMSKGPKPEIEKVLEQRISGILVAILVGVSIYMEPLLKMIPMTALFGIFLYMGVTSLNGIQMWDRMLLLITPKKYHPSDAYATRVSTMRMHLFTLIQLVCLAVLWAVKMSPFSLALPFILLLTVPLRMVMTGTLFSVMEMKCLDADDAKVKFEEDVGEDVYNESPLP; this is translated from the exons GAGGAGTCCGGCAGACCGTGGTGATCTGTGCAATGTACAACTCTGGCGGAACGGCGAGGATGCACTTGTGGAAAAGGGCGTCATTTCCTGTAATTCAGACG CCCACCTCAACCTGAACACCAACGCCACCACCAGAGGCGACGCTCAA GCGTACGTGGAACTGAACGTGCTCCAGGGAAACACCTGGCAGGAGACAGGCCGATGGGTTGGCTTCGAGGAGAACTTCAACGGAGCCACGGGAGTCTGGGGTCCTTCCCACACATCCTATCTGACCTTCAAGAGTCTCATCCAGCTACGCAAGACCATGAGCACAG GTGCTGTCATCTTTGACCTGAACGCCAGCAGTTTGTCATCTGTGGCCGAGAATGCGGTGGACGCGCTCGTCAACAAGAACGAGATCCGAGCCAGCGATCGGGACGCTCTGCTGAGAGCGCTCCTCATGCGGCGCAG CCAGTCCGACAGAGCTGTGGTCAACCCCTCAGGAGACATCGAGATGCAGACGTTTTCTGTTTCCAAAAAG AGGGACGGCTCTGACAACATGGAGGCTTCCATCGTCCTCTCAG GTGCCTTGGATGTTCTAGAGAAGCCAGTGGTGGCTTTCGTCAGGCTTAGAGACTCCGTGGTGATGGACTCTGCGCTGGAATGTCCTGTCCCTGTGCGCTTTGTGTTCATCCTGGTTGGCCCTAGTCAAGCTGGGATGGACTACAGCGAGAGTGGTCGTGCAATGGGAGCTCTGATGGCTGACTGG GTGTTCTGCCTGGAGGCTTTCTTAGCACAGACTGACCAGGACCTGACCAACGCCATTGCAGACTTCATGGACTGTAGTATCGTCATCCCCCCGACGGAGATCCAAGACTTGGGGATGCTAGAGCCCGTTATCAAGTTCCAGAAGAGGATGCTGCAGGACAGACTGCGCCCCACCGACAACCGGCTGTCCTTTGGTGACAGAATTAAAG TTAAGAAACCCCCGGAGCCACCCAGAGAAGACCCCCTGGCCCGTACCGGGTATCCTTTTGGGGGCATGGTGAAAGACATCCAGCGTCGCTACCGCCACTACATCAGCGACTACACCGATGCCCTCAACCCGCAGGTCATGGCCGCCGTCATCTTCATCTACTTTGCCGCCCTGTCGCCGGCCATCACCTTCGGAGGACTTTTAG CTGACAAAACAGAGAAGATGATGGGTGTGTCAGAGCTGATGCTCTCCACTAGCATCCAAGGTATCATCTTCTGCCTCATCGCCGCACAGCCTGTCCTGGTTCTCGGCTTCTCTGGACCGCTGCTGCTCTTCGAGGAGGCTTTTTACAGT TTCTGCAAATCCCAGGGCATTGAGTACATAGTGGGCCGTATCTGGGTGGGCATGTGGCTCATTGTGATCGTGGTGATCATCGTGGCGGTGGAGGGCAGCTTCCTGGTGCGCTACATATCCCGCTTCACCCAAGAAATCTTCTCCATCCTCATCTCCCTCATCTTCATCTACGAGACCTTCTTTAAACTCTATAAG ATCTTCCAGGCCCACCCTTTGCTTCTGAACTACAAACATCTGAACGACACCCTAGAGAACCCCTTCCACAGCATCTACAATAAGACTCCCAACGGCACAGGGGTCGTCCACACTGTGCCTATTGAGGACCCGTACCCCAACACAGCGCTACTATCTATGTGCTTGATGTTTGGCTGTTTCTTCATCGCCTACTTCTTGCGCCTGTTCAAGAATGGCACATTCCTGCCCGGCTGG CTGCGACGCTTGATCGGAGATTTTGGGGTCCCCATCGCTATTTTCGTCATGATCGCTGTGGATATCAGTGTTAAGGACACCTACACTCAG AAACTGGTCGTGCCGAAAGGGATCGAGGTGACCAATCCTGGCGTCCGTGGGTGGTTCATCAGACCTACGGGAGAAAAGAAGCCCTTCCCCATCTGGATGATGGCCGCTTGCTGCATACCAGCGGTGCTCGTCttcatcctcatcttcctcGAGTCCCAGATTACTAC GCTGATTGTTAGCAAACCTGAGAGGAAGATGGTCAAAGGCTCTGGTTTCCACTTTGACCTGCTCCTCCTTGTCACCATGGGTGGCATCTCATCCATGTTTGGGGTTCCCTGGCTGAGTGCTGCCACGGTGCGCTCTGTCACGCACGCCAACGCGCTCACCGTCATGTCCAAGGGCCCCAAACCGGAGATCGAAAAGGTGCTGGAGCAACGGATCAGCGGCATtctagtcgccatcttggttG GCGTCTCTATTTACATGGAGCCTCTACTGAAGATGATCCCCATGACGGCCTTGTTTGGAATCTTCCTCTACATGGGCGTCACATCCCTGAATGGAATTCAGATGTGGGATCGGATGCTTCTGTTGATCACGCCAAAGAAATACCACCCGTCCGATGCCTACGCCACCAGG GTGTCCACGATGCGCATGCACCTTTTCACGCTGATCCAGCTGGTGTGTTTGGCCGTGCTGTGGGCGGTGAAGATGAGCCCCTTCTCCCTGGCGCTGCCCTTCATCCTGCTGCTCACCGTGCCGCTCCGCATGGTCATGACCGGGACCCTCTTCTCCGTCATGGAGATGAAATGC TTGGACGCAGACGACGCCAAGGTGAAATTTGAAGAGGACGTCGGGGAGGATGTCTACAATGAGTCCCCACTTCCATGA